CATTAGTTTGTGGGTGTCCAACAACACTCGgttgttcatattttattagcCAATTGTCATTTCCTCTATCAGTGTTTCTTATTATATAGTCTAATATAACTAATTTTTCAAATTGCAATTGAAATTTTTGGGCCATTCTGGCTGGTAGAGGCTCTTGTTCAAATCTGCGCAACCAATAATCTGCATCTTTATAACCATCCACAAATACTTGAAAAGATCCTGTctgaaatatatacaatatattaatattttatcagcTACACAATAGCGCGACTGATTCAGATTATCCACAAACGTAAGGAAAATATTTAGCGTATTGATTGATACCAACCAATTACtagaaaaattttattaaaaaaaagtacctTTGGTGGAAGTGTCATTCTATTGAAGCGTAGACGAAAGTTTGGGAACTGTTCTATAAGAGCTTTTTTAACTCTTGCTTTTTGCCTATCTATTCTCATATAGTTAAAGGTTTCAGAGACCAATTTGACtacctgaaaaaataaaatattttgaacactTATTGAAAAGTcaaacattttgatattttctccATAGAAAAAAAAGCAACGATGGAATGAGTTTTAAAACATGTTTAAAAAAACTCACTCTCGTTTTTGGTACAATTTTAAGTCCCAACTTTGCATCGACCAAACTAGCACCAGCTTCTGAAAGATAACCCTGATTGGGTATCAAACATGCTCTACCAAAGCAACATGGACAGCATAGTTTATGCATCCATTTGGTCCATTTTGGATTTAAACGGCCGTACGGCTCCTCATCTTTGGGTTTAAATACGCCTATAACTTTCTAAAACAACAAAAACACAAACTCATGAAACAAGCAATAAACGTATACGGTTACCTGACATCTCGTACACGGATGTTTCGCTTACTGAAATTCGCCCGCGGCATTTCGTATACCACCATCTCGCTCACTGATACTTTGTTCACTGATTATCTCGCTCACGGATGGTTTGTTGACGATAGTTCATTTACGACCGTTGggattttatatttgtgaacgACAGACCTGTcgttcacaaatataaaatagctCGTTCGTGGaactcgaataatttttttcggctttttacataattaaattattatatcatttacgATTCGCAAAGATAATTCATGAAAAAATTAGCTTTATAAAGCAAGTTTAGAGGTAACAAGTTTATATTTGTGAATGAAATATTGGTGAACGAACTATCGTGAGCGAGTTGTCGTTAACGCACCGTCCGAGATCGAAGCGTTAGTGAGCGAGATGGCAGTATACGAAATGCCGTGATCGAGTCATCGGTCAGCGAAACATCCGTGAACGAGATGTCATGTCACCAacgtaaacaatataaatgaaTGAACTGTATGGTGAATTCCAAGTATATCgtttttaacttaaaaacaataaatcccCTAAATCACCACAATTTGTTAATCTATGCGCAATTAAAGCCAATCAAGATAAATTCAATTCAGAGGCATGAATTGagcaaaaattttctatacattttttatattcgcATTATAAAGtaacaacaaataaaataaaatgacacaTTGCAGGTGAATCACAAAaaactattgtattatataaatagtttgagatatgtataataaaattttttttttagataactagataaaaatatttatataatttgataaagaaaaatgATGATTAAAATATTACTTACACCGGAAGAGTTTTTAACAAAATATGACCCACTGGATCCCTGATAAATTCTTTCTGGATAAATTCCATTATCGATTGCCGTTTCAGCTTGCCAAATCAACTCACTAAATTCAGGATCatctaaaaatacaaattttcattattattatacatacaaaattttgttatcaaaaatataatttatatatgagtGAGTTAGTtctttgtgattattttttaaataagaattttaaaaaatgggcaaacacattatacatacaagGTTTCTACTAAATTACTGATAAacaaacaaagaaaaaataattcaaagagATACTTTTCTATGGAAACATTTTATAAGTAGAAAATTATACTCAGTACTACACGTTCAGTTAAGAAAAACTAATAAGATACAtcatgttattttgttacataaaaaaacttacattaaatatgattgaaaaataatatataaaaatgaatagaaCTTTGTATCTTAGATAGATAACAAGAATAACACGAATTgagatattgaatattttttataagaaattagAAACTCGATTATTTGCGGAAAAAGGATTGtggaaaaataaatcgaaaaaaatcgccatagcattgttacgtatactaaaaagagccgccgagtagttgcaatcggattaggccgagtagcatcccagagactttgtgaccgttataattggtttcaaggattatatctagactctctaagtgcatgtaggctaaacaaagGCCgcttattggtcccttctcagaagtgaccgataccgtggtacCGAATGTcttgggaatacatatccgagtacgtgaccataacaataggtaaacaaatcagacgtcgaagatgtcctgagagacctgccccttataaggcgatatcaagacattctggacggggCACTGCCagtacgtgtatctccttaattatcaataaatgctgtgacacgactttggccttttacttggatcctccacccacctctacgcaacaatattttaaagttaaaccGAGGAAGGCCAAAATTTTGCTATGCTTCATTATCCATATTGTTAATATTGttacttttgatcctcagctcacctttcacaaccatatcaagaaagtcgctgacgtttcctttcgtcgacttggatttgttttgagatatgcaagattattctccaatcctttgtcttctcgcttgcttttcaattcgcttgtgagaagtaagctagagtataatgcgattgtgtggaatccgcatgaagcaaattaccctctgatgattgagaaagtgcaaaaagcatttcttcgtttcctatataggaaagaatatgggtattacccatatctctaccccactcctttccttttgggcatgcttgggtataattcccttgaactacggagaaacttctcattaattcgtttcgttctcctgctcttacgtggtaatacgtcatgcccgttgttgctggagcagttgggactttatgtccctaatcactatgtgcgtggtagacatcatcatttgctggctgtacctcctgcccgcacactcctttttcgaatggctcctattccaagagctatccgacttcttaatgaaatcgttgctgccgagactgaatgtgatattttccaccttcgtgagcgtaaattgtcggaaattactctaacccatttatctggtagtctgcgctcatcattgttttcatgattgattgtgatttatgagtgaaattttgattaactctcttccatttgggccttacagggatgttttgtatttgtagttgtttttacatatttattgaaactggctgtaggtgcaaggcattccttatgctatattttatttgatatttttactttatctgttattattaaatgctattttttatgtttatgtttaattgttatttttttatattttttgaccattgtggcgctttaggaattcctgttatgccacaatggtctgtttagaataaataaataaataaataaatatttaaaaccgCCAGTCTATCAtcaaaatgatgaaattttgaGGTGATTTCATTTTCTTCGAGGTGATTTCATCatctaattaatatatataatttcgaaagaaactttgtatgtttgttttgttcgtaaaatccgtgacgttatcgaacaaatgaatattcaaataaatttaataaaatatttactactaGATTagctatgtttaagcggtttatattacgaataccattagcattcaataaatatactgtCGCTCGTATGTTaattccaaattaaaaaaatttgaacccCTCATGATATTACGGTcgacaaaatgttaaaaaatggtGGATACAATGACGCACCGGCGTGACATCAACCACAATCCAAGGTCATGCGAAAAAAATCACGTGCAGTATCTTCGTCATATCAAATGCGATACAATGCAAGACGCATTCGTATCCATATGGTAGATACTCGATTCGAAATAGAAACGTCAAGGAGACACTTGAGTGGGGAATTGTCAACGTGACAGCTGACAGGTGATCGATGACACAAGTGGTGGgggaggggtggggggggggggcttcgTGACTAGGTAGACGTAGAAGGTTACCGGTGAAGTGGTTGAAGGAGATGTCGATGTCCTGCCGCGAGGAGAGCAGGGGCTGCGCCTCTCCGGCGGCCCCCGCGGCTCCGCCCCCGGCCTCCAGCGCGTCCAGCGTCAGCGCCTCCAGCGGCAGCAGCGAGTGCTGGAAGGCGACCGTGGgcagggggtgggggtgggggtgggggtgggggtggagCAGCGCCCCTCGGTCGTCGTCGGCGTCCGCGTCCGCGTCCGCGCCTCCGCCCTCCTCCACTCCACTCATGGGCCCCTCTCGCCCCGCTCCCCTCTCGTCCGCTGCCCCCTCTCCACGCCCGTCGACAGGCCGACTCGACTCGACCGCTCGCGACTCGCTACTCGCTACTCGCCGCTAGCTACTCGCACTCGTAGTTCGCACTCGCCTCAGAGGTAGCGAACCATTGTCTCGCGGCCGTCCGCTCGCTGGCTCTTTTGTTTACGCACGTGTGCGATTAATTATGCGAATTTATGAGTGCGTGGCCGATCATTTAAACtgcgcatatatgtacacacttgTATGACGTGTTTGGCTCGGCTTGGAAACCGCTTCGGTCATGTCACGTCCTTATCAGGGGACAGAtaaaatgctattttatttatgttttgattTTGAACGTATCGCGTCCTTAGATCGCGAAGGTGACCTCTTCGTAATAAGTAttcatcggtctccgtgacgggtcgggatgtgaaatgccggaaaacgcaaatatcgaaaatcgaaagatcttaagtcggaagataaaaaaagggtgcatggtaaacggtacataccatAGGCGGATCCAGAAAGTGGTCAAGGAGGGtgccattttgaaattgaaaataaaaaaaaattaaaacttatgtGATTTAACATtacgatataaataataagagaTATAATACTTGCattgtagtaatttttttaaaaagactcacttaatttgcgcgagcaggatacaacaggaacaagaggaacagatttttcctcccgtattaatgtgcgcgcgcagaatacggtaggaaaagcatgttcctcttgttcctgttgtatcctgctcgcgcaaattaagtgagtatgtaccgtttaccatgcacccttttttttgatctttcgacttaagatctttcgattttcgatctttgccttccgatatttgcgttttccggcatttcacattcgggcccgtgaggtagacccatacatacatacacatagttgtgtcaatttataatgaataagttgcagtagcggctcgtgagattTCATAGTGGGGGGCTACAGACATTATGCAGGCTGTAGTAGTTCGTTAACCAAAccggtgatcgaatgaaaacaaaaatagcatgaatttATACTGtactgggaggctgcagccccgcagcccatacggacgagccgccactgataagTTGTTTCCTTTATGCTAATTTTTAATGCCATTTTCTTAAATGGCTGAATGGCTACGTCAAAATGTGTGTTGGAAGTCACTTCAAAGATTGAATCAATCTTTCGACTGTTTCTTGATGTTTAAAAACGGGACTATTAACtttctttatataaaatctGCTTATACACATTTCTAAATCATTGTTATAATTAAGTGACGGCGGTCAGGTTGCTCGACGGcttaaaaaatggttcactattgtcaatttctattgtcaacctttttttttttgctctcctggtTTCGCGGACAATGGAAagatctattgttattttattgccttccgatatttgcgttttcggtaatttcacattccggcccgtgaggtagacccatgtaTTCATGTATGTAAATTGCTCGGGGCGACGGTTTTAACTTTTGACCCTAGTAAGcccgattttatttttatttttgaaattgttgttgaaaatattgttgaaaaGTGAAATTCTGGAAATTataggttcggcaaacctttaacaatgcatttacaacatttgaacggcattaaacggcaccttggttatccgggctcgagtgatcatagaagtagaatgcatagaatggtcattgttaacaaaagtatcgtctaaaagcgagccgaCGGATAGTTAGAAGatagacaagagagagagagagacgaagtttagcaaacaatgaaaaaactctgccgcgcatgagtttttgtggcaacatttttggtggctgagagcgattctaattcagtagcggctcgtctatatgggctgcggggctgcagcctcccaatatagtacaaatgcatgttGTTTTTGCCCTCCATATAGGCTGCAGGGCTGCAGCCTCCCaatatagtacaaatgcatgttGTTTTTGCCCTCCATATAGGCTGCagggctgcagcctcccagtatagacatatacatgctatttttatctgcatttgatcaccggtattatactacagcccgattaatctcttcagcccccccccctctatgaattctcacgagccgccactggattctatgcattctacttctatgtttgTGATCTAATGTTGTGCACACCTAtaagtgatgtacatatataccagaatcataaatatgtaaagaatatattgtgtaatgtatgtgtattgctGGTGagccttttaaataaaataaaataaaaatctatatataggtCCATCTGAAGGCTTCAATTTCGTGGCGGTGGGCCTGCAGCCtccagtacagtacaaatgcatgctatttttgtcgtccacatgggctgcgggctgcagccagagaaatgtaatattaatagaagtggctttaggtgttcttttgttgtcaaatgacattctgtccacggacagatctaaataactTTAGCaacagtcgtatttgacgcttggtgctcgacgtacatatgtccgataaaaacttctgtttgtttatattactcgcaagatgggcaagcatcggtaaaaattgcacaatacattaaaaaacacacaataaacaacatggcaTACATTTTATaggtaaattgatccgattgcattccgtgcgatgtagcatatttatagagacgtaccgcgtaaaattgacaacaattatttattcgtaagggcctctctattcttattactatATCTCTCTGGTACATATgcatactatttttatattcattcgatcgccggtttggttaacgagctactacggcctgattaatctctgcagccctcccactatgaattctcacgagccgctactgctTCAATTGCTATTCggaatatgttaaaataacagcAACTTGTTTCAAAGAGTTTGAGTTTTCATATTCACCCACCAACGCAAATATTAGGTACGCAAATACCTACACAGGGCCACGCCTAGAAGTTCGGCCGCCTGTGCGCAAACTTAATTctgccgctctttaattttatcagcatttgtataaatcatattaatataaacaaatgaaGTACATGCGAAAGTGGAataaatcttaccttgtgataaatattgtgtgagaaatatagtgttgaaaattttaatcacattaaaaattaaccagaaaaacagacagaaaaccaaaacgtttagttctgaacaggaccagacgactAGAGAAACTGAACGTTTTCAAATTCATTCATGATAATATTGTGTCTTTACCCCCAAccccacatctaggacattgtttcgatgaccaaccaatactcaacatccttgaagaaatacagcTGGCAATGGCAAAGATAATATAACATAAGAGACCTAACTCTATACGGACCAAAGATATACCTGCTATCCCATATCTCCCCGcattatagttcgggtgtgttacaagttgtaacttacAACAGCAATCCaaaagtatacaacaagacaatctaaatgcattttaaaaagtacggtgtcttgtttcgtattttttaaggaatatcaTTTTTTCGACTCATTTCTTTCGACCACCTTTATATTTAAGCCGCCTGTGTgcattgcacacatttgtacatatggtagaCGCGGTCCTGTACCAACATACATACGTCTCTTTTAAATCATATGTATTTCTGAAAACCGGTCTTCATGTGACCGACTATTTTAATTCTATTATAACtaaaagctatgtacatatgaataatttttactttattgtgTATATAACTGCAAATAATAACATATCCGAGATTAAATTTAGAGAATAAATGAGGGAGTATTTTgggaattaaattatttttttataatgtcaataaaatataatatatcaatattttaaaaaatatattttaa
This Arctopsyche grandis isolate Sample6627 chromosome 7, ASM5162203v2, whole genome shotgun sequence DNA region includes the following protein-coding sequences:
- the Pi4KIIalpha gene encoding phosphatidylinositol 4-kinase II alpha, with translation MSGVEEGGGADADADADDDRGALLHPHPHPHPHPLPTVAFQHSLLPLEALTLDALEAGGGAAGAAGEAQPLLSSRQDIDISFNHFTDDPEFSELIWQAETAIDNGIYPERIYQGSSGSYFVKNSSGKVIGVFKPKDEEPYGRLNPKWTKWMHKLCCPCCFGRACLIPNQGYLSEAGASLVDAKLGLKIVPKTRVVKLVSETFNYMRIDRQKARVKKALIEQFPNFRLRFNRMTLPPKTGSFQVFVDGYKDADYWLRRFEQEPLPARMAQKFQLQFEKLVILDYIIRNTDRGNDNWLIKYEQPSVVGHPQTNGTRQTVPNIARVEMTEATDWNLVQLPEISIAAIDNGLAFPFKHPDSWRAYPYHWAWLPQAKQPFSSETRDLVLPLLSDMNFVQDLCDELYLLYRHDKGFDRRLFEKQMSVMRGQILNLSQALMDGKSPVQLVQMPAVIVERSKDNAAAPRFFSFSDTFTQRFQNKSPFFSWC